The window CCATCAACGCGGCATGGAGTCCCGGCTGAAGCAAGCCCGGCTCCCCTGGGTGAAAACGCTGAAGCAGTTCGACTTCAGCTTCCAGCCGGGCATCGACCGTAAGGTGGTGAGAGAGCTTGCCGGCCTGGCGTTCGTAGAGCGAAGCGAAAACGTGATCCTGCAGGGCCCCCCGGGCGTGGGTAAAACGCATCTGGCGGTGGCGCTGGGCGTAAAGGCAGCCGATGCAGGGCATCGGGTCCTGTTCATGCCGCTGAATCGGCGTTACGAGAAGGCAAGCATCATCCTGACCTCGAACAAGGGGTTCGCTGACTGGGGAGAGATGTTCGGCGACAACGTGCTAGCCACGGCGATCCTGGACAGGTTACTGCATCACTCAACGACGCTGAATATCAAGGGGGAGAGCTACCGGCTAAGAGAGAAACGAAAAGCTGGCGTGCTGAGCAAGAAGCTGGCGCCAGAAAACAACGAGGTATCGCTGGAGAAAATCGGTCAACCTGGTTAATGAATAGCGGACATTAAAATGGTGAGAAGCGGCCAAATATCGTGGCGTTGACAGACGCCGTTATCTTCAGCTCCGCAAGCTTCACCTGCAGCACCTGCGACTTCATTGGCGCACCTTTATCTGCATGCAGCACCAGCGGCTCCTGCCAGCAGCGCTCACTCAGCACCGTCCGTTTCAGCAGCTCTGCCGCATAGTCGCCGCTTTCCACCCGATGCACTTCGTAACCCACGATTTTGCGGCTGAACACGTCTTCTATCAGATACAGGTAAAACCAGTGACCCGTCGTCAGCGACTTCAGCCAGGTGGTATCCCATGACCACACCTACCTGGGGGCCCTCGCCTTCCAGGTCGACAGTGGCTTGCTCTGCGGGGCCTTCTGTCGGCTACGGTGCGTCGTTTCACCCGCCCGCCGCAGCACCCACTCGCTGGCGATATAGCGCTTCTCATCGGCCAGCGCAGGCACGATTTGCGACGGTAGCAGACTGGCGAATCTCGGTTCATGGCAGATGGCCAGCACCTGCTGTTCCTTTTCTGCACTGAGCTTGTTTTTCGGGGGCGGTCGTGGCGTCGAGGTTCTCCGGTCATCCGGTATCTGTTGCCAGCGCTGGAACGTCCGTTCGCTTATAACGACACGATGACAGGCTTCGTGCTGTCGGGCACCGGTGGCAACAGCCTCCAGCACCATCGTTATCATCCGCAACCTGTCGGCAGTACGCGTCATTCGGCCTCACGTTCTTCGACGAAGAACGCCCTGAGTTTTTTTCCAGTATCAACAGTGCGGCGGCTTCGGCCAGCGCCTTGTCCTTGCGGGCTATTTCGCGGTTAAGCTGTTGGTTCTCTTTCTCTAATCGTTTTATCTCTGCTTTTTCTTCACACGGGTATGGCTGCATTAACTCGTCCTT of the Serratia marcescens subsp. marcescens ATCC 13880 genome contains:
- a CDS encoding IS3 family transposase, which produces MWSWDTTWLKSLTTGHWFYLYLIEDVFSRKIVGYEVHRVESGDYAAELLKRTVLSERCWQEPLVLHADKGAPMKSQVLQVKLAELKITASVNATIFGRFSPF
- a CDS encoding helix-turn-helix domain-containing protein, whose protein sequence is MTRTADRLRMITMVLEAVATGARQHEACHRVVISERTFQRWQQIPDDRRTSTPRPPPKNKLSAEKEQQVLAICHEPRFASLLPSQIVPALADEKRYIASEWVLRRAGETTHRSRQKAPQSKPLSTWKARAPR